From Amycolatopsis sp. WQ 127309:
CGCGACGCCGGGGTTCGGCCTGCTGCCCGGCGACACCGACCGCTACATCGACACCGAGGACGCGACCGTCGACCACGACGAGGACGCCGTCGTCAAGGTCCGCTGGCGCGGCCACCGGCGGAAGCTCTACTTCCAGGACGGCCCGGTGTTCCTGCTTGAGAAGCCCGACTCCGCCGACGTGCTGGCCACCTACCCGAACGGCACGGTCGCCGCGCTCGTCGCGCCGTTCGGCGCCGGGCGGGTCGGCGTCGTCGGACCGCACCCGGAGGCCACCCGCGACTGGTACGCCGACGGCGGTCTGCGGCCGCCGCTGCTGCGCTACGGCCACGACCTCGGGCTCGACCTCGTCGACACGGTGATGGCCCGATGACCGCCCCGGCGCCCAAGGTCCGGTTGACGGCGGTCGACGCCACCCGCGGGATCGCGCTGCTCGGCATGATGGCCGTGCACTCGCTGATCGAGGAAAGCTCACCGGGTCATCCGTCGGTGTCGTTCGCCATCTTCGGCGGCCGCGCGGCGGCGACGTTCGCCGTGCTGGCCGGGCTCGGGATCGCCTTCATGACCGGGCGCCGTCGCGTGCGGGGGGCGGATTTCGGGCCCACCGCGGCGATGCTGGCCGTGCGCGGGCTGGCGATCGGCGCGATCGGCCTCGCGCTCGGGTACACCGACGCCGAGCTCGCCGTCGTCATCCTGCCGTACTACGCGATCCTGTTCCTGCTCGCGATCCCGCTGGTGCTCCTGCCGAGCTGGGCGGTCGCCGGGGTGGGCGTGGCGGTGGTGGCCGGCGTCCCGCCGCTGACCCACCTGCTGCAGCCGCACCTGGCCGAGCCGACCCTGCTGAACAACGGTTTCGCTTACGCCGCGGAGCATCCCGTGCGGCTGCTGACCGAGCTGTCGCTGACGGGGGAGTACCCGGCGCTCTCGTGGACGGCGTACCTGTGCGCGGGGATCGTGATCGGCCGGCTGACGCTCAGCCGCGTCAAAGTGGCGGTCACACTGCTGGTCACCGGGGTCACGATGGCCGTCGGCGCCGCCGCGGTGTCGTGGGTGCTGCTGAACCGCTTCGGCGGGCTGGCGGCGATCTGGGCCGCGCAGCCGGGCAGCGTCCTGACCGCGCCGGAGACCACCGAACTGCTCAACCTGGGCGGCGACGGCACCACCCCGACGTCGACCGCCTGGTGGCTCGCGGTCGACGGGCCGCACACCGGCACCGCGCCCGACCTGATCGGCACGACGGGCGCGGCGATGGGCCTGCTCGGGCTGCTGCTCCTGCTCGGCCGCCTGCGGGTGGCGAAGATCGTCTTCGCGCCGCTGGCCGCGGCTGGGAGCATGACGCTCACCTTCTACACGGCGCACATCATGTTCCTGAACTCCGACTACGACGTCTACACCTCCGGCGTCGGCTACGCGCTGCAGGTCGCCGGTGTCCTCGTGGTGGGCCTGGCCTGGCGGGCGACGGCCGGGAAGGGCCCGCTGGAAGCCCTGGTCACGGCGTTGGCCACCCGCGCGAAACGGCGGGTGGCGGCCGCGCCCCGGTTGCGGGTCGCGACGTGACGGTCTCCCGCCGGCTGGTCCTGACGGGCGCCGTCGCGGCCGGGCTGCTCGCGGCGTGCGGCGCGCCCACGCCGGACACCCGGCCGCTGGCGCTGGTCTACCGCGGGAAGGCGTCGACCGGCGCCTGCTCGGACGCCGTCGCGGACCTGCTGCGCACGCGCATGCGCGTCGAGTTCTGCGGCCCGGACGAGAAGACCCCGCTGACGGCCGCGGCGCTCGCGACGGCGGCGGTGTACGCCCAGCCGGGCGGCGGTTCCCTCGACGACGGCTGGCGCGCGATGCGCCGCTACGCCGACGTGATCACCGGCTACGTCCGCGGCGGCGGGCGTTACCTCGGGTTCTGCCTGGGCGGTTACCTGGCGGGTGCGACGCCGGGGTTCACCCTGCTGCCCGGCGACACCGAGCAGTACATCGGCACGTCGGGCGCCGAGGTGCGCTCGACCCGGGACACGGTGATCCCGGTGGACTGGCAGGGAAAGCGCCGTCGGATGTACTTCCAGGACGGCCCGGACTTCGTCTTGCGGTCCGGTGCGCAGGCGACGGTGCTCGCCCGGTACACGAACGACAAGATCGCCGCTTTGGTTGCGCCGTACGGAAAAGGCCGCGTCGGCGTGGTCGGCCCGCACCCGGAGGCGCCGGAGTCCTGGTACCGAGACCTGCGCCTGACGAACCCTGATGGCGTGACGCCGGACCTCGGGCTCGAGCTGGTGGACCGGACGCTCACCCCCTAGGCGCCCACAACCGGTCCGCGTCCCCGGCTTCCAGGCGGCCCCGGTAGACGTCGATCTTGTGGTCGATCAGCTGCAGGTTCTCCTGCAGCTCGGCCAGCTTCGCGAGCACCTCGGCGCGGTGGGCTTCCATCAGCGCCAGCCGGTCCTGCTCGTTGCCGCGTCCGGCCGCCACCAGTTCGGCGTACTCGCGGATCGTCTTGATGGGCATGCCGGTGGCGCGCAGGCGGGTGCAGACCGTGATCCAGTCCAGGTCCAGCTTGCGGTAGCGGCGCCGGCCGCCGGCGGTGCGGTCGACGCGGGTGACCACGAGGCCGGCGCGTTCGTAGTAGCGCAGTGTGTGCGCGCTGACCCCGGTGCGGCGGGCGGCGTCGGCGATCGACAGCCCCGCCGCCGGGATGGGCGGTGATTTGACTTCGAGCACACTCTAAATCCTAGCGTCGGAACCCATGAACGCTCCGACCGTCAACCGCCGGCTCGTGCTGGCGATCTGCTGCGTCAGCATCGTCGTCGTGGTGATGGACATCTCCGTCGTCAACGTCGCCCTCCCGTCGATCCGCCGCGACCTGCACGCCTCCCCGGCCGGGCAGCAGTGGACGATCGACGCCTACACGCTCGTGCTGGCCGGGTTCCTCGTGCTCGCCGGGTCCACCGCCGACCGCGTCGGCCGCAAGCGGGTCTTCCTGACCGGGCTCGCCGTCTTCGGTGCCGGGTCACTGCTGTGCGGGCTCGCGCCGGGCATCGGGT
This genomic window contains:
- a CDS encoding BPL-N domain-containing protein gives rise to the protein MRPLALVYRGPASLPGCPEAVADLLKSSKHGFDVRFTGPDEKFKLGEAALAGAALYAQPGGGTLGSAYRKLRRHRDDVRAFVEGGGRYLGFCLGGYLAGATPGFGLLPGDTDRYIDTEDATVDHDEDAVVKVRWRGHRRKLYFQDGPVFLLEKPDSADVLATYPNGTVAALVAPFGAGRVGVVGPHPEATRDWYADGGLRPPLLRYGHDLGLDLVDTVMAR
- a CDS encoding BPL-N domain-containing protein; its protein translation is MTVSRRLVLTGAVAAGLLAACGAPTPDTRPLALVYRGKASTGACSDAVADLLRTRMRVEFCGPDEKTPLTAAALATAAVYAQPGGGSLDDGWRAMRRYADVITGYVRGGGRYLGFCLGGYLAGATPGFTLLPGDTEQYIGTSGAEVRSTRDTVIPVDWQGKRRRMYFQDGPDFVLRSGAQATVLARYTNDKIAALVAPYGKGRVGVVGPHPEAPESWYRDLRLTNPDGVTPDLGLELVDRTLTP
- a CDS encoding heparan-alpha-glucosaminide N-acetyltransferase domain-containing protein, whose product is MTAPAPKVRLTAVDATRGIALLGMMAVHSLIEESSPGHPSVSFAIFGGRAAATFAVLAGLGIAFMTGRRRVRGADFGPTAAMLAVRGLAIGAIGLALGYTDAELAVVILPYYAILFLLAIPLVLLPSWAVAGVGVAVVAGVPPLTHLLQPHLAEPTLLNNGFAYAAEHPVRLLTELSLTGEYPALSWTAYLCAGIVIGRLTLSRVKVAVTLLVTGVTMAVGAAAVSWVLLNRFGGLAAIWAAQPGSVLTAPETTELLNLGGDGTTPTSTAWWLAVDGPHTGTAPDLIGTTGAAMGLLGLLLLLGRLRVAKIVFAPLAAAGSMTLTFYTAHIMFLNSDYDVYTSGVGYALQVAGVLVVGLAWRATAGKGPLEALVTALATRAKRRVAAAPRLRVAT
- a CDS encoding MerR family transcriptional regulator gives rise to the protein MLEVKSPPIPAAGLSIADAARRTGVSAHTLRYYERAGLVVTRVDRTAGGRRRYRKLDLDWITVCTRLRATGMPIKTIREYAELVAAGRGNEQDRLALMEAHRAEVLAKLAELQENLQLIDHKIDVYRGRLEAGDADRLWAPRG